The following nucleotide sequence is from Halobacillus mangrovi.
AACGATAAAGCATTAAACTCGGTAGCTTTCTCAATATTACATACATGGCCGCACTCAGGAATCTCAACAAGTTCTGCTGCTTCTTCTTTGCGGACATGCTTGCGGATTCCGCCCAAAAACATATGGTCTTCTTCTCCGGAAATATAAAGCTTTGGAATATTGTTCTTTTTCTTCCGCAGCCTTTCATAGAGCATGTACGCATCTCTGACAGAAAATAGCCAGGTCAAATACGCCTGTCTACCAAGTTTGAGCGCTTCCTTAATAAAGACGTTCCTAGACTTTTTATGGTTTTTCTTAGGCATAAGGATATAAGCAAAACACGTGTAAGGAAACATATAAGGAAGCATATTTCTTATTGGAAAAGAAAGACTTAACCTCCCTAATGCTTCTCCCCACCAGAGCCACTTCCCTACGGCTCCTGATAGAATCATGGATTGAATTCGCTCAGGATACTCATCAGCCATATGCTGGATAACTAATGTCCCTAAGGAAACCCCAAGGAAATGCGCTTTCCCAATATGAAGGAGATCCATCAACTCAA
It contains:
- a CDS encoding alpha/beta fold hydrolase, which gives rise to MSHKVYRTNHSQEWVVLFHGFGGNHKIFYKQMEEFQDRYNLLLVDLPGHGGSPICDKEPVLTYTGRKVIELMDLLHIGKAHFLGVSLGTLVIQHMADEYPERIQSMILSGAVGKWLWWGEALGRLSLSFPIRNMLPYMFPYTCFAYILMPKKNHKKSRNVFIKEALKLGRQAYLTWLFSVRDAYMLYERLRKKKNNIPKLYISGEEDHMFLGGIRKHVRKEEAAELVEIPECGHVCNIEKATEFNALSLDFIHRMSTQLKRRLS